The DNA window TTTTACCAAGGTCTCTGAAGGTGGTTGGTTCATTGACAGAACCCCAGGTGGAAAAGAAGACAATTTCTTTGATCTTTCAGAGGAGGATGAAGGTGATCATAAAAAGTTGGCTTCAGAGGTACAGCTGTTTCTCTTGGAAAAATTACACCCTTTGCTAAATGTATCTTCATAGCTTCTCACTCTTGGTCAGTTGCATTCCCCACATACCTGACCATAATTCACTCTCTGAGTTGGAAGAACTGAGGAGAGCCAATATGTTTTTCTGTTTTGGATTCCAAGTCTGCCTTTGGAATGGCTCTGATTCCAACTTTTCCAGATAAACATGTTTGTCCCGGGTTAGCTTCAGCCACAGTTTATAAAACCGATGGTGTGACTTTCAGTGGAGCACAATCCAGGAGTCTGAACTGaattcttatcctggctttgcTGTTCACTaaggcaaattatttcacttctctttgtcttctGCAAAGTGAAGGTAGTAACACTGACCCAACAGCAAGATGTTCAGAATcagatatttattttttaagcagttTGTGACATATGCCAAAGTGAAGTCAGCGAAACCATTCATTTCAATGAAACCTTATTTGTGAAGTTTcgtttttaaaaatgtttagtACATCCAAAGCCACCTTTGGGAAGTTCACGTCCTAACTCCTTGAGTAGATTTGGAATGAACATGGAGAATCTAGATGACATTTAGAGGTCTGAGAAGGGCACCGTCCCAAAGGTTGAGTTTTGGAGATTTATTAGTGCTCAACCTTGATCTTATTTCAAAAATGCATGCTAAGGGAGAGGGTTTGGAGAGCTGATGGCATTTCCTTTTGGGGCAGCAATTCTCATTTAGGTTGTGGTGCCACTGGGTATCATGAGAATTGGTAGCACAAGAGGGACTGCTGTTATCTGATTTTCATTAATgctgtgggaaaggaagagagtgtCTATAGCAGTGTGTCATTAGAATCCAGTGGGTGTGGTACCCTGAAAGGAAAATCAAGTGACCAAGCCCTTTGACTTGGCAAAGCCTGTCCCATGGCACTGTTTTCATTGGCATAATGCCTTTATGCTTGCTTTTCCACCAAAAATTCATGGGATTGTTGGGGCTTGGCAAAAGAAGGACCTTTAGAATCAGATGCTGTGGGGTATAATAGCATCTACAGACATTTCAGGAGTCTCATAATGGAGTTACCTTGGCTATTATGCTGTAGAGTGAAGAGGGAGCATGGAGTTTATATCAGTTGTgtttaagtgtttgctgtgtgtacagcactgtactaagcatttggaaaagtgcattataacagaattggtagacatattccctgtccacaaggagcttacaatctagaaggagagacagtcattaaggtaaaatacagatacatacataaatgctgtggaacttAGGGGATGGTCAGTGGGGGAGAgcggtctgtctgatatgaagtggggagggagttccaggcttagaggcaggacatgggcaatgggacagcagcgagatagatgacatcgaggtacagttagtaggttggcattagaggagtaaaatgtgccagctctgttgtagtaggaaatcagtgagataaaataggaggagcaagagtgctttaaagcccatggtaaggagtttctgtttgatgcattgatgaatgggtaaccactgggagttcttaaggagtggggaaatacggaaTGACTggttttgtagcaaaatgatccaggcagcagagtgaagtttggaagggaatgaggagagacaggaggaagggcggtcagcaaggaggcggatgcagtagtcaaattgttataaaaataaaaatgcctgGCTATTAGGATCTAATAACACTTTATAAATGAGCACATCCTGTGTTTTTTTTAGTGGTGGAAATAGGGGCCCAGAGAGGATAAACAGTCTGCCCAAAGTCCaagaggaatctgaggctcagaaagACTGATTCAATTTGGAGCAGTCTTTTGTGCCCTAGAACTGAGGCAAAACTCTGGCAGTCCTCTGGGCTGACAGAGTTTCCCCCAGAGTATCGGCAGGAGCTGAACCAGACTGGAGGTTGTGGAGTCAATggcaattcatttcactcctTTCTGATCCTTGTCATAGGACTGCCTCAGCCTGTACTCTGGCCTCAGCCAGATTGACTTAGGAGTTTTCCTCCAGTCACATCCTCCTGCCAGCCGTCTCTACTCAGGCCTGCAATCCATTTCTAGACCCGACCCCAGCCCATGGATATCAACCTCTCAGTAGCTTGGGGATTCCCCTTAGCCCCAGACCACCTGCTTTTGCCAAAGCGATGACTGCTGCCCTCTAAGCTTTAGTTTCAGGGTATGAGGCtcgagagaaaggaaaaatctcTTAGAAAATCAATTGCATTATTACTTCTAAAATCAAGTGTCTTTTCTATTCATAAAAGACTGGCTTCTGACTTGACCTCCATTAATAGAGAattgccctactccctctcctgcaGGCTGCTTAATAAAGACTTTTGAATGTTATTTTGGTAGATCATTGGAATGGGAAAATCAAAGTTGGCCCTGAAGCCTGACTTCAGGGTCGTAATTAAACATCAGTCATAACATTTTCCTAGGAGAAAATCCATTTTCAACTGATATTTCTCTTGAAACCTTCGAGGTTGGTGGCAGTGCGTTTCCTGAAATGGCTTGGAGGTCTGTAGAAGCGACTGACTATAATTGGCTTGCTTCCTGGGATGCACCTATCTTCTCCATCCAGGATTCTAAAGATGTTTCTCTTccacagagagaaaggaaaaaaaagggtaggctgaagagagggaaaagaaggcaggAAACCCTTCAGGAAGTGGATGGAGAAATAGAAGATGTTTTGCGAAAGAAAGGTGAGACCAGTAAGAGTGTTGGCAGTTTGCATATATGTGGGTGGTATGTGATAATGTTGATTGTAGCACCGGGAGTTGGTTCTTGGAATTTCACAAGATGATTTTAGGGGAAGGAAATGATCTCTCCTGTCGGTGTGTAGGCTTTTAGTAAGGTGGGGACTTGTTCCATAGCCCTGATCCTTTCTATGAGATCTGAAATGTTTCAATATCTGATGGCAGCATGAGCGTGTAGGGAGCGGTTTCACAAAATTCACTAAGTatattcttccctcctcccttttcctctcggCAGCTAAATCCACAGGGCTACAGCTGCAGATCTCTGCTTTGAAGTTTGAAGATGTGGGAGGCAATGATGCAACCCTAAAGGTTCGTCCAATCCAGAATGTTTCCTCCCAGCTGTTAGTGGGCTAGAAATGGAAGGGAATAAGGCCCGGCTGTGTGTCTTTTTGTGTGTGCAGGGAGAGCAGGATCTTGGAGTAGTCTATTAGACCATATTGAGGGGTTAAAAACAGCCCAAAGGCCTGAAAGTTCCCAGCCTCTCCTTGTTGAATTAGAACACTGACTTGAGGTCCatctcatccctctctcctcttctgctccaCTCCCGCCCCCCAAACAGGAAGTATGCAAGATGCTGATCCATATGCGTCATCCTGAAGTATACCACCACTTGGGTGTGGTTCCACCTAGGGGATTTCTTTTGCATGGACCACCGGGGTGTGGAAAAACATTACTTGCACAGGCAATTGCTGGGGTAAGAAATACTGGCATTTGGCatgcactctctttctctctgtctctcatattCTCAAGAAGAGGAGTCATTCAAGAAATGAGATACCCTGTTTATTTCCGAGGCTCCCCCATTAGGCAGTCATTTGTTGTAAAATGCCTAGagagtaaactctttgtgggcaggaaatgtctcatgcgaccattgtattttcccagtcgcttagtacatggcgaatttagcaaatatcattgttactactactaattgaaTTTGTGGAAATTCATATGGTCTGAAAGGGTGAAGCAAGAGTTGAATGGTAACAGCAAATACGTAATTGACTGATTAGGCATCCCATCCATGAAGGTGAGCATAATTGGGTTATTTTTTGGTGGCCCTCCTGGTGTGTGGCTTCAGACCGAAAGGGactcgccctctcctccccttctatctcctcccctctcgTGACTTGCCTCAAGATTAAGGTGGAGAGATGTTACGAGGGAGGTGTGGGGCAAACTTGCCATGTCACTGCTCCTGTTGTCTGTCATCTGTAGGGAAATGATATTTCAAAATAGATTGGCTCCAGCTTGAAGTGGGGTAAAGATAACTCCCCAGATCAGAAGAACTTCCTAATGCCTCCAAATCTGGCTAAACATTTGTGGAATTTGAATCAATAGTCAAAGGAACTCCCAGGCCGGGTGTGCTAATAAAATTATAACTAAAAGCTTAGGCTATTGAGTCATCAGTACATTTCTTTGCATTAAGCAGCATCCCAGGCAGATCCTGTCTTAAAAATTGGATCTTTAGGAAAACAAGTTTCTCTTTCTCCTGGCAGCATCAGAGGAAATCTCAAAGATTAAAACTTGGCAACTCCAatatggttttgtgtgtgtgtgtatgtgtgtgcttgtgcCTTAGGAACTTGACTTGCCAATTCTCAAAATAGCTGCTACGGAGATTGTATCCGGAGTATCTGGAGAATCTGAACAGAAGCTGAGAGAGCTCTTTGAACAAGCTGTGGTAAGTTCAGCAGGCACCCATCTAAGTACTTGTTTCTGTGGTTGTAAGATTATGCTTAAGGCCCTATTATTATTGGGTCCATGTTCAGAATTATTTCTTCATCCATTGACCATTCTGATTTTATGATATTTAGTAGCAAGGACTGCTTTTACTCAGGAGCCTTAATGCTAACTGGCATATCCATTTTGATTAGGCATtttattagactggaagcccatcattgggcagggattgtctctaactgttgctgaattgtacattccaagctctgcatatagtaagtgctcaataaatagtattgaatgaatgaatctccagtaGCAGTGTGATTATAAAATATTTAGActatgtgtcccatgtgggacaggccctgtgtccgatctgattatcttgtatctacccagcgcttagcacagcatttgtcacagagaaagggcttaacaaatactacttctTAGTAGTAGTATGTAACTATATGGGTAAGCACATGCCATTATCAGCAAATGAAAGTTATACTCCCTCTTGCCAGTCCCTGGTCATCACAGGATTGTTGTAAGCAAGAAATGGGTACTTAATGATAAAGATACTGCTGAGCATGCTACAAAATCTATACTAACTACTTGAGTACCTACCTCAATTTATAAAGCAAGAACTTTCACTTTTGGGACTTGAGTGGTAACTGAAACGGTAAggaacaagttacttaatttaACACAGACTTTAAAATCGAAGGGCAGTGCAGAGAAGAaagtggaggtgaggaagggtggTTTCTGTTGTCTGCAACTCAGACCTAAGCACATAGTTGGTGGATTTTATTTGCAGGCTGATTTAATAATTTGTTGGGTAGAGTAGAAATGGGCCATTTCtttgcagggagagagacagatatccAGGCTATTTTTAATTTTCCCTGCTAATCAAATCTGCATGTGGTGTGTCTCATAATTATGAGTGATTTGAAATAGAATTGTGCTTGTTCTCCAATATATAAAAAGCTAGATCAGTGTGCTATTTCTACAATGACCCTGTTCTGTTCGAACTTGATCTAAACAGTGAATGGATGTCttgcctttttttatggcatttaagtgcttactatgttccagaccctgtattaagtgctggggaagatacaagatactcagattggacacagtctctggcccacttaaggctcatagtcttaatccccattttaataggtgaagtaactgagggtcagagaagtgaaggaactttgcccaaggtcccacagcagacaagtagtggactagaacccaggtcctctgactcccagggctgtgcagtattcactaggtcacacttcacTTCGAGATGGGTATATTCGATAGTCAGTACAGGTTAAGCTTACAAATAGGGGCACATGGATTGATCCATCCACCCATTAGTTCTGATTGTCCTACATATGCTAATCTAATAATATTGGTGAtgtttaaccacttactgtgtgccaagcactcccccaagtcctgggagagatacgaggtaatcaggtcagacaccgtccctgtcccaaattgcactcacagtttaagttcaAGAGAGAACTAGTATTTAACCCCAATTTTataagtgagaaaactgaagaatgGGTAAGTGAAGTAAGTGAAGTGTCaagtggtcacagagcagacaggtggcagagcccaggtcccccgactcccaccacagtgctctttccactagaccacagtactTGGGAGTTGGGAGAACCATGGAAAGAGCCTGCCAGAGCTTGGACAGGTTCTTTTTCTTAGTGACATTAGTCATCATTTTGAGTAATCCAAAGTGGTGCTACACCCTTTTGCCCATTTCAGTCTCTCCTACTCCTTTCCATTAGCATGAATAATCAAGGTCTTAAATCTAGACGTCCTTATTCTGGGGCATACGACTTCCTTTCTTGACTTAATAGTCTTTTATTTAATCAGATCATAAAAGTAATATATTATGTAATCCCAGTCccaagggctcattcattcattcaattcattcagttgtatttattgaacgattactgtgtgcagagcactgtactaagcgcttggaaagtacagttcagcaacagagacaatccctgcccaacaacaggctcacagcctagaacaaaacaaaagtaggcatcaatagcatcaatataaataaatagaattatagatatatattcataattaataaaataaatggaataatatgtacatatatacacaagtgctatggggtgggggaggggtagaacagagggagggagctggggtgatggtgaggggaggagcagcagaagaAAAGGCCTTCAGTCtcggaaagcctcctggaggaggtgagttttcaatagggctttgaagtggggaggtttgctagtttggcggatgttaggagggagtgcattccaggccagaggtaggacatgggcctggggtcgacagcaggacaggctagaacgaggcacaatgaggaggttagcaacagaggagcagagtgtatgggctgagatgtagaaggagagaagggaggtgaggtagaagggggcaaggtgatagctttgaagccaataggagtttttacttgatacgaaggttgataggcaagcactggagatttttgagaaagggggtgccatgtccagagtgtttttgtagaaagataatccaggcagcagagtgaagaatagactgaagtggggagaggctggaggttgagagatcagaaaggatgctgatgcagtagtcccattgggatatgatgagtgattgtactaacaaggtagtagtttggatggggaggaaagggtggatcttggcagtgttgtgaaggtgagaccagaagGTTTTGGTAATGGAGTGGATATGTGGGGGTGACCCTTTGTACTTCCTCATTTCATGGATAATCCTTTTACAGTATTGAACTCCTTTTACAGTGCTTTCCAGAAAATCAAAGTGGGAATTGATACCTATGAATCATTTCACTTATGTCAATTGTGATGAACCTAGGCTGTCCATTTAGACTTTGAAGTTCCTTATGCTTGGGATTTCATCATAAGCTCTTTTAAAAGAAAAGCAGTTTGGGCTTTGTGAACTATGACCAGAACATTACAATGTCACTTGAAACAAACTGTAGGGGCCCATTTCATGGATAGGATTGGTTCCTGGCCCTTAGATACGTCAGTTTTAATGGAGAATGGGCATTCCTGAAGTGTCATTGatgtgtgtttggtttttttttcctagtcaAGTGCACCGTGTATCCTATTTATTGATGAGATTGATGCTATCACTCCAAAAAGAGAAGTTGCTTCAAAAGATATGGAAAGGAGAATTGTAGCCCAGCTTCTAACCTGCATGGATGGTCTGTTTGAAAACACTTTGAAAAGTTCTCTTTACATTTCTTTCAAGTACCATTTATCCTattccccctcaaaaaaaaaattcgaAACCCCAGCACAAGTCTTTGATTTGCTTCAGCAGAACATGACTGGAGAAAACAAGTGTACCCAGGTGACTAATGTTATAAATTACAGTTAGTTTGGATGATGGAGGGAAACATCAAAAACAACAAAATTGGTTGTGCCCCTGTTGGGAAATTGCCATTCCAAATGGTGTTCATTTATCTGAACTTTATATTAACCAAATTAGCATTAGCTCCAGTTCAGAGAGCTTTCTTCAACTTTCTCACATTACAAACACTCTTGAAAATATGGCCCCAGTGGAAAAATAGCTAGTGGTGCCACAAATGGTTACTGGTGCTCCATTGAGTGAGGACTGGggtctccccagctccctttaAAGTGGCAGTTGAACAGAGTTTGCTTATGCACAGTTCTATCAAATCTCCTGACGGTATCACATGACGTTAGGAAGTTCAGGGGACCCTCATCAGACCCTATTTAATTCAGTCATGGCTTAAGGAAACTAAAGAGCTCAGTCAAACGACTTGATGCTAAACTAAATCGTACAGTGCTCTAAGTCCCAGTGGAGCTACTTACGGGCATGTATGACTTTGTCCGAAATCCGATCTTAAGCCAGAGGGGGCTGCCTTGTGAATCCTGGCCAAAAATGTGCTTTTCTGTCACACTCTATACAAACTGCAATCGTAACTGTACGAAGGTCATGCATGTGAATGGAGGGAGTTCAGAGTCCTGAACAATAGTATTGCGCATTtgacttttaataatgatgataggttGTAGTAAGGCATTGGGGCTTTGTAGCACGGTGAAGGTCCATCTCCAGTTGCTTTCTCTGAAGCTGGAGAGCACTCCAGTTAGGATCCAGGTCCAAAGGGGATACAGGGCTGCAGGCAGTAAAGATGGAATTCCCCTCCCAGCAGTGCTGCTTCCTGAAAGAAAGTCCAGACTCACCCTGGAACAGTCTCCATAATGATGGCAGGTGATAATCTAGATCAGGCTGCTGTGGGTCCACCCTCCAAGATAGTGCAAGCCACTCCTATCCACATTCCTTAGACCCAGAGCAAAGCTGCCTcctgacagaatccctgcccaatttttAGTTTTTACTGAGTACCTtttatatggagagcactgtactaaggacttgctgtggtgggggggacggggaggttgGGTGGGTTGCATACAGTAGaattagatatgattcctgccctcaagcaactGACAATCCCTCAattgcttccttctctctcagaCCTGAATAGCTTGGCTGCTACTGCTCAGGTCCTGGTCATTGGGGCGACAAACAGACCGGACTCACTGGACCCTGCACTGAGACGAGCTGGAAGATTTGACCGAGAGATTTGCCTAGGAATTCCGGATGAGGCATCTAGGGAAAGGTATCTTTCAGTAGAATGAGGTTTGTTCAGGTGGCTACAGTGTCAAGGAATTCAGTTTCCTGACTTGCTTTGGGCAGTAATCTTGTGAACACGAGCACTGGAAAATGAAAGGCATATGAGGTAGAAAAGATCCGAGCCTAGGAATGCCAGTTCCAGCAGTTAAACCCAGAGTATGagacccagctctccccaccgATGACATTGCAGGGATAGGAATGGGAAGAACTGTAAGAAGAACCCCAGTTTTGCCTGACTTAGGAAAATAGTTCAAGTGTAAAGGCGGAGAGAAAGTGCGCAGTGTGTACTTCCCCTGTTTGCTGCTAACAGCTAACTAATGCTTCAagtagaggaaggaaaggaaggcgtGTATATGTTTTCCTGCTGGGACCTGCAAGTCATGCCCATTTTTCATGGCAGTTGCTACTACCATGCTGGATATGTTTCCATTGCCTGACTGAGACCAGTTGAGCGCTTTTGCGATGGATAAATAGAAACTAGCTTCTGGAGACCATTTCAAAATAGCTAAATGTTTCTGGATTGGAACAAAAGTCACGTTTTTTTgtaattttgctttgtttttttcctcccctttcccacagaATTCTTCAGACATTGTGCAGAAAGCTGAGGCTCCCCCAGTCTTTTGACTTTCACCACTTAGCCCATCAGACACCGGGCTATGTTGGTGCTGACCTTATGGCACTGTGTCGGGAAGCAGCTATGTGTGCTGTGAACAGAGTCCTAATAAACCTCGGGGAGCAGAAGGGGCAGCATTTACAGGCAGGAGGTTCATCTTGTGAAGGAGACCAGGCCGCGTTGATGGAAACtgaggagggggtcaagaaggcAGAGCTTTCTGTACAGGTACTTTAAATCTCCTGTGACACGTCTTTTTTTGTGCTGTTTTCCTGTTTTGGAACAGGGGCAACTaattcacagagaagctaattaaAGTGTTCAGTGGCAACAGAGTTTTGAAGAAACTGGTGTAGTCACTTGggtgtttttttcctccttttcttgccTAGGGTGAATTACAAAAGCTGCTGGAGTTGCTAAAGGAGCAAAGCCCCCTCCTCGAGGAACAGCTGCAAATGCTGTGCATTGAGATGAATGATTTCACTGTTGCTCTGTCCTCAGTTCAGCCCTCTGCCAAGAGAGAAGGCTTTGTCACTGTCCCCAATGTGACATGGGCAGATATTGGGGCTCTAGAAGATATCCGCGAGGAGCTCACTATGGCCATATTGGTAGGTGTGTCTAAATTGACATGAGTGCATATTTTAAACCACCAAGTGTGAAGCTACATACTGCAGTACCTaattgtgtacataagtgtttttaTGTCAGAGAGACCTTCTGAAGTCGATCCTATGAAAAGGGGGGAAATTAAAATAACCAACTGAAAGTATTTTAGCAGTGGAAATTTTAGTTTCTCATCTGTCAACCTTAGTGAttgtgtagtagtaataatataattgtaGTGTAAAAGCAATAGAAAATAATAGGAGTGGTAGCAATTAATAGAATAGTGAGGGACTCTGATTCTCAAGGGGCGCACGCTCTCAAGGGGAAAGGGAACAGGTAACAGACACAAGGAAAAAGTAAAGCAGCATGATTGTTTCATATTCATTATTTGTGGAAGTTTGATCTTGTCTAAGTATATAACCAAATAGGGAGCAGAAAGTAATTTGATTTGCAGTATGACTGTCTTATAGATTTTGGGCTGAATTTCTAACTGCTGCTGTTTCTGATGTGTGATGGGGAGAACAGTATGTGAACTTCCCTTTTGCAGtcaagttagactgtgagccccatgtggcacaggaactgtgtccagcctgattaccttgtatcttccccagtgcctagaacagcacttgacacatagtaagtacttaacaaataccattaaaatgtttTCTTGCACAACTTTTAGGGCTTCATTTTCAAAACTAGTGCCTAAAGCAGTCCACAGTATGTGTGAGCTGACATATCTAGGTGGCAGTTTAAGCCTACCTTTCATCTAGGGGCcccggggttggggagagagagagagatttaactGTTATTGATATTTTTGTTCCCAGGCTCCTGTGCGTAACCCAGAGCAGTTTAAAGCCCTTGGATTACTGGCCCCTGCTGGGATCCTTCTTGCTGGTCCACCTGGCTGTGGTAAAACCCTACTAGCAAAGGTAGGAGTTCAACTGCAATAATTTTTTTGGCTGGTCAGCATAAGACAACGTGGAAAACAATAGTTGTGATTTCTTACAGTAGTGTCCAAAAATTAGTGAAATATTGGCAGTTACTGAATTCCTGagagttttttctttttcatctttcaGAGGAAAAAGCGAGTGCACATTTACCAAATCGGTGATGTCTAACTTAAATTTGTGGGTGCTTTATATTTAATTTTGGCATTTTGCTTGTGGGGCGAAAAAAGTTATGGAGGAACACTGGttatgctgtgcacacagtaaactcttagtaaatatggttgaatgaatgaattcaaatggCAGGTCCATAAAATAGAATTTGTTTGACATTTATGTATTTGTGAGCTGTCCTGGACTTCCCATTCCTTCACTCTCTGCTTGGCAAATTTttggagcagcagcagaaggtgGAACCATTTCTTTTCTCGCTTTTGCTTATTTTACCTGGCAAGCCAAATGTAGAGAGGCACTCCTGTGACGAACATTTTCATTTGGCCTAGACAGGCCCCTGTTGGGTAAGAAAGCAGCGTATGGTGATGGCAGCTGCTACTTCTGGGGCTTTTTCTGGTCTGTCACAGcacccagcctctcctccctagGTATCAAAGTAGTGGCATTTGCCAAGCAAAGATGTGCCCAAAAGATTCTAAATCATTATAGGAGGACAGTGGAAAATCTGATGACTAAGTGATC is part of the Ornithorhynchus anatinus isolate Pmale09 chromosome 19, mOrnAna1.pri.v4, whole genome shotgun sequence genome and encodes:
- the NVL gene encoding nuclear valosin-containing protein-like, whose protein sequence is MEKWLGAGIKGGGKGQRRQDSARARAKGSSRESSKSTWRRRLRRRFVRRPEMKPRPGRLVDRRLKQRIVQYLTSHRYDKYVDIGVLAADLQRMYSVDYGRRKRNAFRIQVEKVFGIVNSERELEGLTRLEDEHLAKRAKQTHENNECVESYSDDDSDAEDYPDHPSRNHMNSSLLSLYRKENVDSVPATSVTEPAANNSPTSLATPKRDSSLPKIPAFTKVSEGGWFIDRTPGGKEDNFFDLSEEDEGDHKKLASERERKKKGRLKRGKRRQETLQEVDGEIEDVLRKKAKSTGLQLQISALKFEDVGGNDATLKEVCKMLIHMRHPEVYHHLGVVPPRGFLLHGPPGCGKTLLAQAIAGELDLPILKIAATEIVSGVSGESEQKLRELFEQAVSSAPCILFIDEIDAITPKREVASKDMERRIVAQLLTCMDDLNSLAATAQVLVIGATNRPDSLDPALRRAGRFDREICLGIPDEASRERILQTLCRKLRLPQSFDFHHLAHQTPGYVGADLMALCREAAMCAVNRVLINLGEQKGQHLQAGGSSCEGDQAALMETEEGVKKAELSVQGELQKLLELLKEQSPLLEEQLQMLCIEMNDFTVALSSVQPSAKREGFVTVPNVTWADIGALEDIREELTMAILAPVRNPEQFKALGLLAPAGILLAGPPGCGKTLLAKAVANESGLNFISVKGPELLNMYVGESERAVRQVFQRARNSAPCVIFFDEVDALCPRRSDRESGASVRVVNQLLTEMDGLETRQQVFIMAATNRPDIIDPAILRPGRLDKTLFVGLPPPADRFAILRTITKYGTRPPLDIDVSLEEIAYDPRCDCYTGADLSALIREASVCALKQEMASQKSGNVKGEIKIGQKHFQEAFKKVKSSVSKKDRVMYESLRQSLSR